The following are from one region of the Tautonia marina genome:
- a CDS encoding cytidine deaminase, whose amino-acid sequence MMTDDDETLQTLIETARRASEAAYCPYSRFPVGAAVLAEDGAIVGGCNVENASYGLTVCAERNAIFAAVAKGLTTIRAVVVFTPTETPTAPCGACRQVIHEFGPGAEIISVCDGPDRLRARLAELLPAAFGPRALDPADDPKRPLS is encoded by the coding sequence ATGATGACCGACGATGACGAGACGCTTCAGACCTTGATCGAAACAGCTCGCCGGGCGAGCGAAGCGGCGTATTGTCCGTACAGCCGGTTCCCCGTGGGCGCGGCGGTGCTGGCGGAAGACGGGGCGATCGTCGGCGGGTGCAATGTTGAGAATGCGTCATATGGCCTGACGGTCTGCGCCGAGCGGAACGCGATCTTCGCGGCAGTGGCGAAGGGATTGACGACGATCCGCGCAGTGGTCGTGTTCACGCCGACCGAGACGCCGACGGCCCCGTGCGGGGCGTGTCGTCAGGTGATCCATGAATTCGGGCCGGGGGCGGAGATCATCAGCGTGTGCGACGGGCCGGATCGATTGCGGGCAAGGCTTGCCGAACTCTTGCCGGCGGCATTCGGGCCGAGGGCACTCGATCCTGCCGACGATCCAAAACGGCCGCTTTCATGA